The stretch of DNA ATATATAATGAAAATTTCGTAATTTTTTGTCGTAATAAATGAAATTTTATCCTTTATAATTATTTTTATATTAATTAATTAAATTGGTAAATTCAATTATATACTTGTCTATTTTTTGTCGATTTGAGTACAATATTCGCACTATTTTTAAATATCCAATATATATTATTAGTTTTTTTAACAATTACATATATATGCATTAAAGAATTGTTAAAAATTTTAAAATTTTTTATTTCCTTTTTTCTAACTTTATTTTATAATTATTAATGCTATATAGCTTTATTAAAAATTTAATCGTAAACATAAATTAATTTTTAGAGGTGATTTTATGGATTTATCAAACAAACTTCAAGTTGCTTCCAAGTTTATACTAGAAAAGACTAAATACAAACCAGAAATCGGATTAATACTTGGATCTGGATTAGGTTCTTTAGCTGATTCTATTGAGAACCCTGAATTCTATGATTATAAGGATCTTCCACACTTCCCAACTTCAACAGTTGAAGGTCATGCTGGCAGACTTGTAATCGGTATGTTAAATGGAAAATGCGTAGTTGCTATGCAAGGTAGATTCCATTACTACGAAGGGTACGCTTATAACGAGGTAACTTTCCCAGTTAGAGTTATGAAATTAATAGGAGTTGAAAAGTTAGTAGTAACTAACGCTGCAGGTGCTGTTAATAAAGATTATGTACCTGGAGACTTAATGTTAATAACTGATCACTTAAACCTTTCAGGTGACAATCCGCTAATAGGTAGAAACCTTGAAGATTTCGGACCTCGTTTCCCTGATATGTCAAACGCTTACAATGTTGAGCTTAGAAACAAGGCACTAGAAATAGCTAAGAAACTTAATATGAGTGTAAAGCAAGGTGTTTATGCAATGATGAGTGGCCCAACTTACGAAACTCCAGCAGAAGTAAGAATGGTTAGAATTCTTGGTGGAGACGCTGTTGGTATGTCAACTGCTCCTGAAGTTGTTGTTGCAAACCACTGTGGAATGAAAGTACTTGGTATTTCATGTATGACAAATATGGCTGCTGGAATACTAGAACAACCTTTAAACCACGAAGAAGTTATTGAAACTTCAAACATGGTTAAAGCTAAGTTCACTCAACTTATGAATGAAATAATCGCTACAATTTAATATCTTTTTACTGTCTTTTTAATATCTTTTTTAAAATATAAGATTAATACAAATGATTTAATAAGCCCGAAAATACGCCAATGTAAAAGTAAATCATTATGAAAGAGGAGATTAACATTGAATAGATTTATCGGTATTATAGGTATTATCGCTATTTTAGGAATAGCATTCTTATTTTCAGAAAATAAAAAGAAAGTTAACTGGAGACTCGTTGGTACTGGACTTGCGTTACAAGTTGTATTAGCGCTTCTTATATTAAAAGTTCCTGCTGGTAGAGCTGTGTTTGAAGGTGCAAGTACAGCTATTACTAAGTTACTTGAATTTACAAAAGAAGGTACTGTATTCTTATTCGGAAATTTGGCTGATTCAAATTGTCCTGTAGGATTTGTATGGGTAGTTCAAATATTACCTACAATTATCTTCTTCTCATCTTTAATGGGTGTTTTATACTACCTTGGAATTATGCAAGCTATAGTTAAATTTATAGCTAAGTTTATTTGTAAATTACTTGGAACAAGTGGATCAGAAACTTTAAGTGCTGTTGGTAATATATTCTTAGGCCAAACTGAAGCTCCATTATTAGTTAAACCTTTCGTAAAAGATATGACTAGATCAGAAATAATGGCTATTATGATTGGTGGTATGGCTACTGTTGCTGGAGGCGTTATGGCTGGATACGTTGCTATGGGAGTTAACGCTGGACACCTTTTAACTGCTAGTATAATGGCTGCACCTGCAGGGTTAATATTAGCTAAGATTTTAGTTCCTGAAACTGAAGAAAGTAAAACTAAAAATTCTACTGATATTCAAGTAGAAATTACTGCATCAAATGTTGTTGAAGCTGCTGCTAACGGAGCTAGTGACGGTTTAGGATTAGCATTAAACGTTGGAGCTATGTTACTTGCATTTATTGCTTTATTATCATTACTTAACTTCATTATCGGATCTATAGGTGGAGTATTTGGATTCCCAGATTTAAGCTTCCAATGGATAGTTGGTAAGTTATTCTCACCATTAGTATTCATTATGGGAGTTCCAATGGTAGATATCCCAACTGCTGGTAGCTTATTAGGACAAAAGATTATATTAAACGAATTCGTTGCTTATTCAGAGCTTTCAAACTATATAACAGCTGGTACATTACAACCAAAGACTGTTATGATGTTAACTTACGCTTTATGCGGATTCGCTAACTTTAGTTCAATCGCTATTCAAATAGCTGGTATTGGTGGTTTAGCACCAGAAAAGAAAAAGACAATTGCAAGCTTAGGTTTAAAATCACTTTTAGGTGGGGTTCTAGCAACTTGCTTAACAGCAACAATTGCTGGTGTCTTATTCTAATTTGTAGATTTTCAAAAGCTAAAAGAAATATTATTTTTACTATAAAAAAACCTAGCCCTTTGGCTAGGTTTTTGCTTTATATATTTAAAGTATTGTTATATCTTTTGTTACTGAATTTAATACTTCACATCCATCTTTTGTTACTAAAACTAAATCTTCTATTCTTACACCAAAATTATCTTTTAGATATATTCCTGGCTCTATTGAAAATATCATGCCTGCTTTAATTTCCTCATTATTAACAGAGCTTACATCCCCAAAATCATGACATTCTATTCCTATACTATGTCCTGTTCTATGAGTAAAATAATCCCCATACCCAGCATCCTCTATATGTCCTCTTGCCGCTTTATCTATATCTGAAAATTTAACTCCATCTTTAACTTTTGAAATTGCTTTTAAGTTAGCTTCTTTAGCTACATTATATATCTCTGCATGATCCTTACTTGGCTCTTCTCCAAAGAATATAGTTCTAGTCATATCTGAACAATAATAATTATATACGCCCCCCATATCTATTACTATACTTTGACCTTTCTTTAAAAGTGACTTTCCTGATTTGTGATGTGGATCTGCTCCATTTGGACTTGTTGCAATTATAGGTGAAAAGGAAAATGAGTTTACTCCTTCTCTTTCATATAATTCTGCTAAAAGGTTACAATAATACTTTTCTGAATATCCCTCTTTAAGATTACTCCATAATTCCTTCATAACTTTATCATTTATTTTAGAAGATTTTTTCATAAGTTCTATTTCTTCTTCATCTTTTATCATTCTTAATCTATCTATTATAGGAGATGAATTTACAAAACCCTTTGCTCCATTTCTATTCATTAAATTAATTAAAAAATGAGCAGGCCAATTTTTATCCACACCTAAAGCTTTTTCTTTATCCACAACTGTGCATAATAAGTTTATAGGATCTTCTATATCTGAATACCATAATATATCTACGCCTAAATCTTCATATACAGGAAATAGCTTATTTACTATGAATTTATGCTCCCCATTCCTATTTAAATATAAAGCTATCATTCTCTCTCCTGGAGAAATCCACTTTCCTGTTAAATAGAAAATTGAAGGTGCTGCCGTTACTATTATTTGTTCTAAACCTTGTTTTTCCATAGCTTCTAATACTTTTTTTATTCTAGTCGCTTTCATTTTTGTTCCTCCTTAAATGTTTTATTTCCCTATAAATAATAGTATACTACAAAGCTAAAATACTATCTATGCAATACTTGTAAGTGGTATAATATAATATACGTTTTTTTAGGAGGGGATAAAATGAGGATAGCTGCCATTTCAGATATTCACGGCAATATTTATGCATTATTGAAAGCATTAGAAGATATAGATGAACAAAAAGTTGATATGATTGTTTGTCTTGGTGATCTTGTTGGCTATGGCCCACACCCAAATGAAGTTATTGCTTTAATCAAAAGAAGAAATTTACCTTGTATTAAAGGGAACTATGATGCCTCAGTAGTAGATGGTGCTTTTAGTTATATAAGAGATACAAAAATAAACTCCTTTGCTCTGCCTTGGAGTTGTGAGGAAGTAAGAGAATCCAATAAATTCTTCTTAAGTCAATTACCAGAGTTTCTTGAATATACTTTTGATAAAATAAAGATTAAGTTTGTTCATGGAAGTCCTAACAAGATAAATGAATACCTATTTGAAGATGGAGAAAATACTAATGCTATAATGAAGGATTTAGATTGCGATGTATTAGTTTGTGCCCACACTCATATACCATCTATTAAAAAATTCGATAATAAATTATTTATCAATGTTGGTAGTGTTGGAAAACCTAAAATCGGTAGACCTAATATAACATATTGCATATTAGATATAAAAGATAATACTGTTGAAAGTAAAATTAGAGAATTAGAGTATGAATTCAAAAGAATTGTAAAAGATACTCAAATGCTATCTTTCCCAAGTGAACTTTCAAATTCATATTCAACAGGAAAAGAATAAAAAATACCAATACATAGGTTCTTTATGTATTGGTATTTTTTATTTATTCTATTAAAGTTCCTACAATTCTTAACTTTTCTAATATCTTATCCATTTCTTTAGCATGACAATTCAAAAATTCATTAGTTAGATTCTTCCCTGCCATAACTCCAAAATGAACACCATCTTTCCACACATCAACATCAGCAACATCATATACAGTTCCATTAATAGCAATTAAAGAAGGCATTCCATCTCTTCCATTATACTTGCTTAATTCTTCAATAGTATATTCTATTGGTAAGTTTTCAATAATATTTTCTCTGTATCTCCTAGACATAGTTGGAATCAATTCCCCTACTAATTCTAAGTTATCTAATAAAATTTGTGCACCTTCATGACAAGACTTAAAAAATTCCGTTAAATCATTTCCAGCTTTCAATCCATTATGCATTCCATTTTTCCAAGCATCAACATTTTCCAAAGAATAAACCTTATTATCAATGGCTACATACGCAGGCATTCCATTTTTCCCATTATATTTAGCTAACTCTTCTATTGTAAATTTTTGATTAGTAATTGGGACACTTCTAAAAGTATGCTTTTTACAATCCTCTAAGTATTCAGTAACCTTATCACAAACGCCACTCATAACATCTATAATACTCTCCTTGTAATCTTTAGGATAAGTTAATAAAATAGTTTTAAGTTGATTTAGTTCTATAAATTTTTCTTCTAAGAAATTCTTTTTTGTCATAAAATCCTCCAAATAAACACTATACAAATATATTATGATAAAAAGTTGCAAATGTTAGTAAATTAGTGTAAAATCGTAATAAACATCATATTTTATTACTGTGATGAGAAGAGTAGCTATTGGACGTAGTCTTAGCGAGTAAGGAACGGTGTAAGCCTTATACGAAGCCTTTAGTGAAGAACATCTCTGAGTTTCTAACCGAAATCTATTTATTGAGAGTAGGCTTAGACGGATTCAAACCGTTATTAATTGGATGACATTATTTGTGTCAGATAAGTGGTCATATCTTATGACAATTTGGGTGGTACCGCGAAAGTATCCTTTCGTCCCTTTTAGGGATGAGAGGTTTTTTTATTTTTAAAAATAAATTTTATGATATATTAGGAGGAAAACTTATGGATAAAGTAGTTTTAGTAAAATCACTTTATAGAAACGAAAATGAATATTTATCAAAAGAAGTTAAAATCTCTGGATGGATAAGAACACTAAGAGCATCAAATGCATTTGGATTTATTGAAGTTAATGATGGGACTTTTTTCAAAAACGTTCAAATAGTTTTTGAAAACAAATTAGAAAACTTTAAAGAAGTATCTAAATTACCTATAAGTTCATCAATAACTGTTATAGGTACTTTAGTTCCTACACCAGAAGCTAAACAACCATTTGAAATTCAAGCTAAAGAAATAGTAATTGAAGGATTATCTCAATCAGACTATCCTCTTCAAAAGAAAAGACATACTTTTGAATATTTAAGAACAATATCTCACTTAAGACCAAGAAGTAATGCATTCTCAGCTGTATTTAGAGTTCGTTCTGTTGCAGCTTATGCTATACACAAGTTCTTCCAAGAAAGAGGTTTTGTATATACTCACACACCAATTTTAACTGGAAGTGACTGCGAAGGTGCTGGAGAAATGTTTAGAGTAACAACTCTAGATTTAAACAACACACCTAAAACTGAAGATGGTAACATAGATTTTAGCCAAGATTTCTTTGGTAAAGAATCAAACCTTACAGTATCAGGACAATTAAATGCTGAGTGTTATGCTCTAGCCTTTAGAAATGTTTATACTTTTGGACCTACTTTCAGAGCTGAAAATTCAAATACAGCTAGACATGCAGCTGAATTCTGGATGATTGAACCTGAAATTTCATTTGCTGATTTAAAGGATGATATGGAATTAGCTGAAGATATGCTAAAATATGTTATTGAATATGTAATGACTGAATGTCCAGAAGAAATGGCATTCTTTAACCAATTTATTGATAAAGGAGTTATGGATAGATTAACTCACGTAATTTCATCAGACTTCGGAAAAGTTACTTATACTGAAGCTGTAGAAATTTTAAAGAAAGCAGATAAGAAATTTGATTATCCAGTAGAATGGGGTATCGATTTACAAACTGAACATGAAAGATATCTTACTGAAGAACACTTCAAAAAGCCAGTATTCGTTACTGATTATCCAAAAGATATCAAAGCATTCTATATGAGATTAAATGAAGATCAAAAAACTGTTGCAGCTATGGACTTATTAGTTCCTGGAATAGGTGAAATAATCGGTGGTAGCCAAAGAGAAGAAAGAATTGATGTTTTAACTAAGAGAATGGCTGAATTAGGTCTTAAAGAAGAAGATTATTGGTGGTATTTAGACCTTAGAAAATTCGGTGAAACTAAACATGCTGGATTCGGATTAGGATTTGAAAGACTTATAATGTATGTTACTGGTATGTCAAACATAAGAGACGTAATACCATTCCCAAGAACTACAGGACAATCTGATTTTTAATATAATAAACCCTAGTAAACAGTTTGTTTACTAGGGTTTATTTATTGTTATTTTACTAAATTGTAGTAAAATAACTAACTGACTATTTTAATGTCTGTCCCTAAATCTAAAATAAACATTAATCTGAATTTATAACATTCATAGATTTCTTTCTACTAATTATCACCTTTAAGTTTAATTAAAACTCCATTATCTACTTCATAAATATAGTCACTTAGCTCCTCTATATCCTGATATATATGACTTGTCATTAGTATTGTTTTTCCCTTTTCTTTAAGTTCTATTAACTTTTCTTTTAAGTTTTTAACTCCCTCTTTATCTAATCCATTGAAAGGTTCATCTAATATTAATATTTCAGGATCCTCCATTATAGCTTGTGCTATACCTAATCGTTGCTTCATGCCTAAAGAATATTCTTTTACTAACTTATTATCAATTGGATATAACTCTACAAATTTTAATATCTTTTCAATTTCTTCATTACCAATTTTATTTCTAATCTTTGCTAAAAACTTTAAATTATCAAACGCATTATAATTTGGTAAAAATCCTGGTTGCTCAATTAACGCTCCCACATCATCAGGAAAATCAACATCAAATCCTATTTTTAAACCATTCACCATTACATATCCAGATGTTGGTTTAATAAATCCACATATAGATTTTAAAATTAAGGTTTTTCCTGAGCCATTTCTTCCCACAATCCCGTAGCATTTTCCTCTTATAATATTTAAATTTATATTTTTTAAAACCGTTGTTCCTTTAAATATTTTTGTATAATTAACTATTTCTATTACATTATCATTCAAAAAATTACCCTCCTACTAATAATTAAATATCTACAATATCCTGTTTTTTGATTATAAATAGTCCTATGAAAAAATTTATTATTATAAAAGCAATAATAAATATCAAAGAACTCTTAAAATTCAATCCATTAAATCCACTCTCAAACATTTCGTATCTTTTTAGCATTCCATTATTAATCAAAAATATTTTGCAAAATTCAGTATTTTTAGGGTAAAATATTGGCGCTATATAAAATAGTATTCCTATAACACTTGCTTCATTTGATCTTGAAAAAATAGAATATAAATTATTTAAAAAAAGTTGTATAGCTACTACTGTCAAAATATTTAATAAAATAATATATAATGAAATACCATATTGATTTATATTTATTACGCTATTTATGTGTACTGGTGAATTTTGAAATGCTATATATCCACTTTTTATCAAAATTACAATTAGCGAAGATAAAAATAATACAAAAAAATATATACTTATTCTTATTATTATCGTTAAATTAAAAGCTATAAACCACTTTGCCTTGTTTTTAACTCTTGGTAGGACTAAAGTTGTACTTTCTCTAAATCTATCTATTGTAGATAAATTAAGCAAATTTAATACTATTATATATGGAGTAATCCATAATATAAAATAAAAATATTATATATACTATACTCTGTTACTAATCCACCATAAGTTTCTATAATAACATCTCCCATTAATACAGTATTATTATCTATTCCCATTAATCCATAATGTAGATTTGTTATTAATATACCTACAATAAATAAAATTAAAATTCGTAGCTTTTCATTATTTACCTTCAAATTTATACTTACTATTCTTTTAATCATCTTCTATTAATGCCTTTCTACTAAAGTATAGATTTAAAAATAATATTACAAATAAAAGTACTAAACTAATTATAATTGAAGTACTTAAAGAAGTAGTAAATCCATTATAATTTTTAAACTTATGCTTAAATATACTAGATATGGTACCCAATCCTATATATTCATTTATTTTAAATATACCTTCATTTAAACCATATGATTTAATATAATTTCACTCCATTTATTTTCAAATTTAAACATTAGAAAATTAATACTAAATACAATAACGAAAAAAGAAATTGCAAACAAAAAACTAAACACAATATTAGTTAAAATCTTAGATACAATCCATATTCTTTTTTCTTTAGTTCTTAGCATAATAAATTTTATATAATCACTTTTAGTATTAAAAAAAGTTGTTAAAATTATAATATAAGGAAAGTAGAAACCTAAAAGTAAACTGCCATAAGTTGTAGTTCTAAAAATTCCATCCCATATATTTAAATCTAAATTATAGCTATAACTTACTTCTACTAATCGGTTAGTAATAATGTAGATTACTATAGAAAATATTACTTATAGTCATATCTACACTTCTATAAAATTGACTAATGGATGATGGTGAATAGTTATATATATTTAGAATGGAACAGAACATACTTCCTAATATCCAAAATAGAAATGGTGAAAATATTATTGCTATCTTATTTTTGATAAATGCAGAAATTGCTAATCCAATACTAGCATAAGCAAAACCTAAACTAAAATTTATAAATATATGTATCATTATATAAACACCAAAATTTTCAGTTAATAATCTTATAAAGGGGCCACCCATTTTACCATATCCATAAAAACTAGTTATACTTCCTTTAAAAAAAGTAAAAATTAATATACTTAATATTATAGTTGGAATTATTATTGCTAATCCACCAGCAATTCCATTAACAAGTAATTTTGATAATATATATTTCCTATGGTTTATTCTCATATCTATTTGCTTAATAATGCCATATTCCTTATCTTCTATATATGACAATCCAAAAGGTAATACTGAGAGAATAGGCATTGTAACAATAGACATTAAGAATGAACTAAAAAATACTGAATATTTATTTAGACCGTTCTCTACCATAACTTTAGCCTTTTCTTGGAGTTCTAGCGTTTGGAGATCAGGGGCATCATAATTGAAAAATATGTATTGTTTAATATCAATATATACACTAATAAAAGCAAGTAATAATCCTATAATAATAACTATAATGAATTTTTTACTTGTAATTACTCTTTTAAGTTCATTTAATATCATGTTTTCTCCTCTTATACTCTACAATAATATGATATTTTTTACATTTTATTTTATTAATCTCCAAATTATTGTATTTTTACTAACAATAAGCTTATTTGTATAAATATCGTATTATATATTAAAACTTTTGACAACTTTTTACACGTTTTTTATAATTATATTTAATTATCACTAATTATTTTTATTATTTGTTTAACAT from Clostridium chauvoei encodes:
- a CDS encoding purine-nucleoside phosphorylase, whose amino-acid sequence is MDLSNKLQVASKFILEKTKYKPEIGLILGSGLGSLADSIENPEFYDYKDLPHFPTSTVEGHAGRLVIGMLNGKCVVAMQGRFHYYEGYAYNEVTFPVRVMKLIGVEKLVVTNAAGAVNKDYVPGDLMLITDHLNLSGDNPLIGRNLEDFGPRFPDMSNAYNVELRNKALEIAKKLNMSVKQGVYAMMSGPTYETPAEVRMVRILGGDAVGMSTAPEVVVANHCGMKVLGISCMTNMAAGILEQPLNHEEVIETSNMVKAKFTQLMNEIIATI
- a CDS encoding NupC/NupG family nucleoside CNT transporter codes for the protein MNRFIGIIGIIAILGIAFLFSENKKKVNWRLVGTGLALQVVLALLILKVPAGRAVFEGASTAITKLLEFTKEGTVFLFGNLADSNCPVGFVWVVQILPTIIFFSSLMGVLYYLGIMQAIVKFIAKFICKLLGTSGSETLSAVGNIFLGQTEAPLLVKPFVKDMTRSEIMAIMIGGMATVAGGVMAGYVAMGVNAGHLLTASIMAAPAGLILAKILVPETEESKTKNSTDIQVEITASNVVEAAANGASDGLGLALNVGAMLLAFIALLSLLNFIIGSIGGVFGFPDLSFQWIVGKLFSPLVFIMGVPMVDIPTAGSLLGQKIILNEFVAYSELSNYITAGTLQPKTVMMLTYALCGFANFSSIAIQIAGIGGLAPEKKKTIASLGLKSLLGGVLATCLTATIAGVLF
- a CDS encoding M24 family metallopeptidase produces the protein MKATRIKKVLEAMEKQGLEQIIVTAAPSIFYLTGKWISPGERMIALYLNRNGEHKFIVNKLFPVYEDLGVDILWYSDIEDPINLLCTVVDKEKALGVDKNWPAHFLINLMNRNGAKGFVNSSPIIDRLRMIKDEEEIELMKKSSKINDKVMKELWSNLKEGYSEKYYCNLLAELYEREGVNSFSFSPIIATSPNGADPHHKSGKSLLKKGQSIVIDMGGVYNYYCSDMTRTIFFGEEPSKDHAEIYNVAKEANLKAISKVKDGVKFSDIDKAARGHIEDAGYGDYFTHRTGHSIGIECHDFGDVSSVNNEEIKAGMIFSIEPGIYLKDNFGVRIEDLVLVTKDGCEVLNSVTKDITIL
- a CDS encoding metallophosphoesterase family protein, producing MRIAAISDIHGNIYALLKALEDIDEQKVDMIVCLGDLVGYGPHPNEVIALIKRRNLPCIKGNYDASVVDGAFSYIRDTKINSFALPWSCEEVRESNKFFLSQLPEFLEYTFDKIKIKFVHGSPNKINEYLFEDGENTNAIMKDLDCDVLVCAHTHIPSIKKFDNKLFINVGSVGKPKIGRPNITYCILDIKDNTVESKIRELEYEFKRIVKDTQMLSFPSELSNSYSTGKE
- a CDS encoding cytochrome b5 domain-containing protein, with translation MTKKNFLEEKFIELNQLKTILLTYPKDYKESIIDVMSGVCDKVTEYLEDCKKHTFRSVPITNQKFTIEELAKYNGKNGMPAYVAIDNKVYSLENVDAWKNGMHNGLKAGNDLTEFFKSCHEGAQILLDNLELVGELIPTMSRRYRENIIENLPIEYTIEELSKYNGRDGMPSLIAINGTVYDVADVDVWKDGVHFGVMAGKNLTNEFLNCHAKEMDKILEKLRIVGTLIE
- the asnS gene encoding asparagine--tRNA ligase, which codes for MDKVVLVKSLYRNENEYLSKEVKISGWIRTLRASNAFGFIEVNDGTFFKNVQIVFENKLENFKEVSKLPISSSITVIGTLVPTPEAKQPFEIQAKEIVIEGLSQSDYPLQKKRHTFEYLRTISHLRPRSNAFSAVFRVRSVAAYAIHKFFQERGFVYTHTPILTGSDCEGAGEMFRVTTLDLNNTPKTEDGNIDFSQDFFGKESNLTVSGQLNAECYALAFRNVYTFGPTFRAENSNTARHAAEFWMIEPEISFADLKDDMELAEDMLKYVIEYVMTECPEEMAFFNQFIDKGVMDRLTHVISSDFGKVTYTEAVEILKKADKKFDYPVEWGIDLQTEHERYLTEEHFKKPVFVTDYPKDIKAFYMRLNEDQKTVAAMDLLVPGIGEIIGGSQREERIDVLTKRMAELGLKEEDYWWYLDLRKFGETKHAGFGLGFERLIMYVTGMSNIRDVIPFPRTTGQSDF
- a CDS encoding ABC transporter ATP-binding protein, coding for MNDNVIEIVNYTKIFKGTTVLKNINLNIIRGKCYGIVGRNGSGKTLILKSICGFIKPTSGYVMVNGLKIGFDVDFPDDVGALIEQPGFLPNYNAFDNLKFLAKIRNKIGNEEIEKILKFVELYPIDNKLVKEYSLGMKQRLGIAQAIMEDPEILILDEPFNGLDKEGVKNLKEKLIELKEKGKTILMTSHIYQDIEELSDYIYEVDNGVLIKLKGDN
- a CDS encoding membrane-spanning permease, coding for MILNELKRVITSKKFIIVIIIGLLLAFISVYIDIKQYIFFNYDAPDLQTLELQEKAKVMVENGLNKYSVFFSSFLMSIVTMPILSVLPFGLSYIEDKEYGIIKQIDMRINHRKYILSKLLVNGIAGGLAIIIPTIILSILIFTFFKGSITSFYGYGKMGGPFIRLLTENFGVYIMIHIFINFSLGFAYASIGLAISAFIKNKIAIIFSPFLFWILGSMFCSILNIYNYSPSSISQFYRSVDMTISNIFYSNLHYY